One genomic window of Metopolophium dirhodum isolate CAU chromosome 4, ASM1992520v1, whole genome shotgun sequence includes the following:
- the LOC132943778 gene encoding chorion peroxidase-like isoform X2, translating into MNNSLILVFLVALFWCSSIQAETYPEVNLIKNVVVSDTYYCNCAPSVTCNSTSKYRTIDGTCNNLEHPLWGSTNTPYIRLGPAYYDDGNFTFRLQYKDGMELPGARKLQLELFWPKSSLFDPPDIRNYHVNQIGQFVTHDISLMPSNFAVPPADCCTVQGEENIPYICQAVIKISPLDPSYSEINKTCLPFRRAMTASFDFNCEITPQIPVNQQTAFVDASQVYGPTAAKADSLRSHKLGRLKTEMIDGQEFGAQDQRNGSTFCGGRTNVTYCFDRGDPRKNQHFGLILYEETFLRFHNLIAGLLLKENPDWSDEILYQEARRIIIAALQIIVYRDYLPVLLDENNEIVEQFKLNEYMTIPDPLISGSKLEELLRGMTFLPGRCPLASYNLLVSSRMFHNWISTVADLDLLSIDIQRGRDIGLPPYIRVREICGFPNITSFSDLANVLKPIDLFLLQKCYDSVEDIDLLVGALLEPNVDGAMVGETARCIIADGFYRIRYGDRLFCDVESQPGSFTKEQLDVLWSLDLTQIFCLTTNIDKLPSDIFTPNGLSGTYSCESIQLDLAAWKDK; encoded by the exons gctGAAACTTACCCTgaagtaaatttaattaaaaatgtggtaGTAAGcgacacatattattgtaactgcGCACCATCGGTTACTTGCAATAGCACTTCTAAATATAGAACCATTGATGGTACGTGCAATAACTTAGAACATCCATTATGGGGTTCAACTAATACTCCTTATATTAGACTGGGTCCAGCATATTACGATGATG GTAACTTTACTTTTCGATTACAATATAAGGATGGTATGGAATTGCCAGGAGCTCGCAAATTGCAGTTGGAATTGTTTTGGCCAAAATCATCTTTATTTGATCCTCCAGACATTAGAAATTATCATGTCAATCAAATCGGCCAGTTTGTTACACATGATATTAGTTTAATGCCATCCAACTTTGCGG tgcCCCCAGCGGATTGTTGTACAGTTCAGGGTGAGGAAAATATTCCATATATTTGCCAAGCAGTGATTAAGATCAGCCCATTAGACCCGTCATATTCTGAAATCAACAAAACTTGTCTTCCATTTAGACGAGCAATGACAGCTTCTTTTGATTTCAACTGTGAAATAACTCCCCAGATACCC GTAAATCAACAAACTGCTTTTGTTGACGCATCTCAAGTGTACGGACCGACCGCTGCCAAAGCAGACTCTCTTCGATCTCATAAGCTTGGAAGATTAAAAACTGAGATGATTGATGGACAAGAATTTGGTGCTCAAGACCAAAGGAACGGATCAACATTTTGTGGTGGTCGAACTAATGTGACTTATTGTTTCGACCGAG gCGATCCTAGAAAGAATCAGCACTTCGGTCTTATATTATACGAAGAGACGTTTCTTAGGTTTCATAATCTTATAGCAGGATTGTTACTCAAGGAGAATCCAGATTGGTCAGATGAAATACTGTACCAAGAAGCTCGAAGGATCATAATCGCAGCTCTACAGATTATAGTTTACCGAGATTACTTACCGGTTTTACTTG ACGAGAACAATGAAATCGTAGAACAATTCAAACTTAACGAGTACATGACAATTCCTGATCCGTTGATCAGTGGTTCTAAGCTTGAAGAGTTACTCAGAGGAATGACATTTCTGCCAGGTCGTTGTCCATTAGCATCGTACAATTTATTG GTATCAAGTCGTATGTTTCATAATTGGATAAGTACTGTTGCAGACTTAGACTTACTTAGTATAGACATTCAAAGAGGTCGTGATATTGGTTTACCTCCATACATCAGAGTCAGAGAAATTTGCGGTTTTCCAAATATTACATCATTTAGTGATCTAGCTAACGTATTAAAGCCTATT GATCTTTTTTTACTGCAAAAGTGTTATGATAGTGTTGAAGATATAGATTTGCTAGTAGGAGCTTTGCTTGAACCAAATGTCGATGGTGCAATGGTTGGTGAAACTGCAAGGTGCATAATCGCTGATGGATTTTATCGTATTCGATATGGTGACCGTTTATTTTGTGACGTAGAAAGTCAACCAGGAAGTTTTACTAAAG aacaACTTGATGTCTTATGGAGTCTCGATCTTACTCAAATATTTTGTCTAACGACAAATATCGATAAATTACCAAGTGATATTTTCACACCAAATGg gcTTTCGGGAACGTACAGTTGTGAATCAATACAATTGGACCTCGCAGCATggaaagataaataa
- the LOC132943778 gene encoding peroxidase-like isoform X1 has product MNNSLILVFLVALFWCSSIQAETYPEVNLIKNVVVSDTYYCNCAPSVTCNSTSKYRTIDGTCNNLEHPLWGSTNTPYIRLGPAYYDDGNFTFRLQYKDGMELPGARKLQLELFWPKSSLFDPPDIRNYHVNQIGQFVTHDISLMPSNFAVPPADCCTVQGEENIPYICQAVIKISPLDPSYSEINKTCLPFRRAMTASFDFNCEITPQIPVNQQTAFVDASQVYGPTAAKADSLRSHKLGRLKTEMIDGQEFGAQDQRNGSTFCGGRTNVTYCFDRGDPRKNQHFGLILYEETFLRFHNLIAGLLLKENPDWSDEILYQEARRIIIAALQIIVYRDYLPVLLGSDYCESVGLTLIKDTKTVYDPSIMPQLAVEFPGGCFRVPHNVVPSIYFFLDENNEIVEQFKLNEYMTIPDPLISGSKLEELLRGMTFLPGRCPLASYNLLVSSRMFHNWISTVADLDLLSIDIQRGRDIGLPPYIRVREICGFPNITSFSDLANVLKPIDLFLLQKCYDSVEDIDLLVGALLEPNVDGAMVGETARCIIADGFYRIRYGDRLFCDVESQPGSFTKEQLDVLWSLDLTQIFCLTTNIDKLPSDIFTPNGLSGTYSCESIQLDLAAWKDK; this is encoded by the exons gctGAAACTTACCCTgaagtaaatttaattaaaaatgtggtaGTAAGcgacacatattattgtaactgcGCACCATCGGTTACTTGCAATAGCACTTCTAAATATAGAACCATTGATGGTACGTGCAATAACTTAGAACATCCATTATGGGGTTCAACTAATACTCCTTATATTAGACTGGGTCCAGCATATTACGATGATG GTAACTTTACTTTTCGATTACAATATAAGGATGGTATGGAATTGCCAGGAGCTCGCAAATTGCAGTTGGAATTGTTTTGGCCAAAATCATCTTTATTTGATCCTCCAGACATTAGAAATTATCATGTCAATCAAATCGGCCAGTTTGTTACACATGATATTAGTTTAATGCCATCCAACTTTGCGG tgcCCCCAGCGGATTGTTGTACAGTTCAGGGTGAGGAAAATATTCCATATATTTGCCAAGCAGTGATTAAGATCAGCCCATTAGACCCGTCATATTCTGAAATCAACAAAACTTGTCTTCCATTTAGACGAGCAATGACAGCTTCTTTTGATTTCAACTGTGAAATAACTCCCCAGATACCC GTAAATCAACAAACTGCTTTTGTTGACGCATCTCAAGTGTACGGACCGACCGCTGCCAAAGCAGACTCTCTTCGATCTCATAAGCTTGGAAGATTAAAAACTGAGATGATTGATGGACAAGAATTTGGTGCTCAAGACCAAAGGAACGGATCAACATTTTGTGGTGGTCGAACTAATGTGACTTATTGTTTCGACCGAG gCGATCCTAGAAAGAATCAGCACTTCGGTCTTATATTATACGAAGAGACGTTTCTTAGGTTTCATAATCTTATAGCAGGATTGTTACTCAAGGAGAATCCAGATTGGTCAGATGAAATACTGTACCAAGAAGCTCGAAGGATCATAATCGCAGCTCTACAGATTATAGTTTACCGAGATTACTTACCGGTTTTACTTGGTAG TGATTATTGTGAAAGTGTTGGGTTGACTCTTATTAAAGATACTAAAACTGTGTATGATCCATCAATTATGCCTCAATTGGCCGTTGAATTTCCAGGAGGTTGTTTTCGAGTTCCACACAACGTTGTGCCTTcgatatattt TTTTTTAGACGAGAACAATGAAATCGTAGAACAATTCAAACTTAACGAGTACATGACAATTCCTGATCCGTTGATCAGTGGTTCTAAGCTTGAAGAGTTACTCAGAGGAATGACATTTCTGCCAGGTCGTTGTCCATTAGCATCGTACAATTTATTG GTATCAAGTCGTATGTTTCATAATTGGATAAGTACTGTTGCAGACTTAGACTTACTTAGTATAGACATTCAAAGAGGTCGTGATATTGGTTTACCTCCATACATCAGAGTCAGAGAAATTTGCGGTTTTCCAAATATTACATCATTTAGTGATCTAGCTAACGTATTAAAGCCTATT GATCTTTTTTTACTGCAAAAGTGTTATGATAGTGTTGAAGATATAGATTTGCTAGTAGGAGCTTTGCTTGAACCAAATGTCGATGGTGCAATGGTTGGTGAAACTGCAAGGTGCATAATCGCTGATGGATTTTATCGTATTCGATATGGTGACCGTTTATTTTGTGACGTAGAAAGTCAACCAGGAAGTTTTACTAAAG aacaACTTGATGTCTTATGGAGTCTCGATCTTACTCAAATATTTTGTCTAACGACAAATATCGATAAATTACCAAGTGATATTTTCACACCAAATGg gcTTTCGGGAACGTACAGTTGTGAATCAATACAATTGGACCTCGCAGCATggaaagataaataa